The proteins below are encoded in one region of Brassica napus cultivar Da-Ae chromosome A6, Da-Ae, whole genome shotgun sequence:
- the LOC125610020 gene encoding uncharacterized protein LOC125610020, which yields MKNFITSLTDPGGVEHTSEEAKGEIAIQYFTELFSTSQPSDASELLQDFAPKVTEQMNSKLTKLVTDAKIKRAVKAIKSDSSPGADGITGHFFQNFWSITGPQVIIEVQKIFTDGIIPQDWNFTQLCLLPKKPNPVYMSDLRPISLCAVSYKIISNILCARLKEILPSLVSPTQGAFVAGRLISDNLLITHEMIHGFKTNPNCKGDFIAIKTDMSKAYDRVEWSFLEVLFQRMGFAERWIQWIMLCIRSVSYTILLNGQTYGRITPERGIRQGDPLSPFLFIFCAEALVHVMNRAELQGNITGMRLTQRCPSIQHLLFADDSLFLCKATLSDCSNFLHCLELYGKASGQEINFLKSSVTFGADIDPVMKRLIAELLEIENEGGAGTYLGLPECFSGSKQKLLAFIGEKLGKRFSGWYAKTLSLKEVLLKSIAMALPVYAMSCFRLTKHHYQKIMSAMAAFWWNECNDKRKIHWIAWPDLCKPKELGGLGFRDIEDFNQALLAKQAWKLLSDPQSLLAQVYKGRYYANKEFLECGKGYRPSYAWRSIIFGRELLLKGLTKSIGNGRSTLVWGDKWIMDGMPRRPVNRQTFIDINLKVDALLDDTRNWNIETLTELFPPNEVVRIRQIMPGDVNDSFIDINLKVDALLDNTRNWNIETLTELFPPNEVVRIRQIMPGDVNDIFVWAYSQHGAYTVKTGYDLIVQGKVETAGQISPQELTRIELKKRVWKIPTLPKIRMFLWRVISGAVAVADRLNSRGLGVDPSCRLCNNGAETINHVLFQCTTASQIWADVGVALPAGVLQHSLEENVAYVFDAMQDLSKTEAVRRSIPWVLWLIWKNRNSVIYAHIQESLERLLRVMFEEVEQWFELNKVQPTRTDTNTRLESDNIWRPPEDGGIKCNIHANWRNAHLHSGVAWIARDQRGNVLYHARDAITHAPNRFVAELRCVLWSLSSLRDLGVSRVTVVVDYHEVIEALKKPQQWPRYRILLEKIRNLKEEFDSLDFDEEKILTNRIARDIAKSVLRDGRFQSYLALGGPSWLHDRIARETIRSDV from the coding sequence ATGAAGAACTTCATCACAAGCCTCACTGATCCTGGTGGTGTGGAACATACCTCAGAGGAGGCTAAAGGAGAGATTGCTATACAATACTTCACAGAACTTTTCTCCACCTCCCAGCCCTCTGATGCGTCTGAGCTTCTGCAAGATTTCGCTCCAAAGGTGACAGAACAGATGAACTCAAAGTTGACAAAACTTGTCACTGATGCAAAGATAAAAAGAGCTGTGAAAGCAATCAAAAGTGATAGCTCTCCTGGAGCAGATGGCATAACGGGGCATTTCTTTCAAAACTTTTGGTCTATCACGGGTCCGCAGGTTATCATAGAAGTTCAAAAAATTTTCACAGATGGAATCATTCCGCAGGACTGGAACTTCACTCAGCTATGTCTACTCCCGAAGAAACCAAACCCAGTATACATGTCAGACCTGAGGCCGATCAGCTTGTGTGCAGTATCGTATAAGATTATATCTAACATCTTATGTGCAAGGTTAAAAGAGATATTGCCTTCTCTGGTATCGCCTACACAAGGTGCCTTTGTAGCTGGGAGATTGATATCAGATAACCTACTGATAACGCAtgaaatgatacatggtttcaAAACCAATCCAAACTGCAAAGGTGACTTCATTGCTATCAAAACTGACATGTCGAAGGCTTATGACAGAGTGGAATGGAGCTTCCTGGAAGTACTGTTTCAGAGAATGGGGTTTGCGGAGAGATGGATTCAGTGGATCATGCTTTGTATTCGATCGGTTTCTTATACCATACTTCTCAATGGCCAAACGTATGGAAGAATCACACCAGAACGTGGCATCCGTCAAGGGGATCCATTGTCACCTTTCCTCTTCATATTTTGTGCAGAGGCATTGGTACATGTGATGAACAGAGCTGAGCTTCAAGGTAATATCACAGGAATGAGACTAACACAAAGATGCCCTTCTATCCAGCATTTACTGTTTGCTGATGACAGTCTCTTCCTATGCAAAGCAACACTGTCAGACTGCTCCAACTTTCTGCACTGCCTAGAGCTCTATGGTAAAGCGTCAGGACAAGAAATCAATTTTCTTAAGTCATCGGTGACGTTTGGAGCTGATATCGACCCTGTTATGAAACGACTAATTGCGGAACTGCTGGAGATAGAGAATGAGGGTGGAGCTGGTACTTATTTGGGTCTACCAGAATGCTTCAGTGGATCAAAACAGAAGCTTTTAGCCTTTATAGGCGAGAAACTTGGCAAAAGATTTAGTGGATGGTATGCCAAAACGCTTTCCCTAAAGGAGGTTCTCCTTAAATCTATTGCTATGGCCTTACCTGTCTATGCTATGTCATGCTTCCGTCTAACGAAACATCATTATCAAAAGATAATGAGCGCCATGGCTGCGTTTTGGTGGAACGAGTGCAATGATAAGAGAAAGATACACTGGATAGCTTGGCCAGATTTATGCAAGCCGAAGGAGTTAGGAGGGCTCGGTTTTCGCGATATTGAAGATTTTAATCAAGCCTTGTTGGCCAAGCAAGCTTGGAAACTACTAAGCGATCCACAAAGCCTACTAGCACAAGTCTACAAAGGGCGGTACTATGCTAATAAAGAGTTCTTGGAATGTGGCAAAGGGTATAGGCCATCGTATGCTTGGAGGAGTATCATTTTTGGTCGGGAACTATTGCTTAAGGGGCTCACAAAATCCATTGGGAATGGAAGATCTACGCTGGTGTGGGGTGATAAATGGATTATGGATGGGATGCCTCGCCGTCCAGTTAACAGACAGACCTTCATAGACATTAATCTTAAGGTGGACGCATTACTTGATGACACACGGAACTGGAATATTGAGACGCTGACAGAACTTTTTCCTCCCAATGAAGTGGTCCGTATCAGACAAATAATGCCAGGTGACGTTAATGACAGCTTCATAGACATTAATCTTAAGGTGGACGCATTACTTGATAACACACGGAACTGGAATATTGAGACGCTGACAGAACTTTTTCCTCCCAATGAAGTGGTCCGTATCAGACAAATAATGCCAGGTGACGTTAATGACATCTTTGTTTGGGCTTACTCGCAACATGGTGCGTACACAGTCAAAACAGGATACGACTTGATAGTGCAAGGAAAAGTGGAGACAGCAGGCCAGATCTCTCCACAAGAACTCACTCGGATTGAGTTGAAGAAACGTGTCTGGAAAATCCCCACATTACCAAAAATCAGAATGTTCCTATGGAGGGTTATATCAGGGGCTGTGGCTGTTGCGGATAGGCTAAACTCCAGAGGGTTGGGAGTTGATCCGTCTTGTAGACTCTGCAATAATGGAGCAGAAACTATAAACCATGTTTTATTTCAATGTACGACGGCTTCTCAAATTTGGGCAGACGTGGGCGTAGCATTGCCTGCAGGAGTTTTACAACACTCCCTGGAAGAGAATGTGGCTTATGTTTTTGATGCAATGCAGGACTTGAGCAAGACAGAGGCTGTACGACGCTCCATCCCATGGGTGCTATGGTTAATCTGGAAAAACAGGAACTCTGTTATCTATGCTCACATCCAGGAATCACTAGAGAGACTCTTACGAGTCATGTTTGAAGAAGTGGAGCAATGGTTCGAGCTAAACAAGGTCCAGCCCACTCGTACTGATACGAACACGAGACTGGAGAGTGATAATATATGGAGGCCGCCTGAGGATGGAGGAATAAAGTGTAACATTCATGCTAACTGGAGGAATGCTCACCTTCACAGTGGTGTGGCTTGGATTGCAAGAGATCAGAGGGGTAATGTCTTATACCACGCTCGTGATGCGATAACTCACGCACCTAATCGTTTCGTGGCGGAGCTCCGATGCGTGTTATGGTCTTTATCTAGCTTACGGGACCTTGGAGTATCGAGAGTAACAGTTGTTGTGGATTATCATGAAGTAATAGAAGCTCTGAAGAAGCCTCAACAATGGCCTAGATACAGAATTTTGTTGGAAAAAATCAGAAACCTCAAGGAAGAGTTTGACAGTTTAGACTTTGACGAGGAAAAGATCTTAACCAACAGAATCGCTAGAGACATTGCGAAGAGTGTGCTTAGAGATGGAAGATTTCAATCATATCTAGCCTTGGGAGGACCTTCCTGGCTTCATGATCGGATCGCTAGAGAAACAATCAGAAGCGAcgtttga
- the LOC125575913 gene encoding long chain acyl-CoA synthetase 7, peroxisomal-like yields the protein MEFSSPAQRRLQTLRSHVDSSQADDQPSLFLNATASASPFSNEDSYSIVLPEKLDTGIWNVHRSAKSPTKLFSRFPNHPEIGTLHDNFVHAVETYPDNKYLGTRARPDGTIGEYTWMTYAETASARQAIGSGLIYNGINHGACVGLYFVNRPEWLAVDHACAAYSFISVPLYDTLGPDAVKFVVNHATLQAIFCVPQTLNTLLSFLSEIPTIRLVVVVGGADENLPSLPPGSGVKIVSYQKLLSQGRSSVHPFSPPKPEDIATICYTSGTTGTPKGAMLSHENLISNVAGSSLSINFLPDDIYISYLPLAHIYERSNQIMGVYGGVSIGFYQGDIMKLMDDLAVLRPTIFCSVPRLYNRVYDGITSAVKSSGVTKRRLFQLAYNSKKKAILNGRSPSPLWDKLVFNKIKEKLGGRVRFMGSGASPLSPDVMDFLRVCFGCSVREGYGMTETSCVISSMDEGDNLSGHVGSPNPACEVKLVDVPEMNYTSEDQPYPRGEICVRGPIIFKGYYKDEEQTKEIMDEDGWLHTGDIGLWLPGGRLKIIDRKKNIFKLAQGEYIAPEKIENVYTKCRFVSQCFIHGDSFNSSLVTIVAVDPDVMKDWAASEGIKYENLAQLCKDPKVRKAVLAEMDIVGREAQLRGFEFAKAVTLVPEPFTLENGLLTPTFKVKRPQAKAYFAEAISKMYEEIASSDPVPSKL from the exons ATGGAGTTTTCTTCACCGGCACAACGTCGTCTCCAGACCCTTCGCTCTCACGTTGATTCTTCTCAGGCTGATGATCAACCCTCTCTCTTCCTCAACGCCACCGCTTCTGCTTCACCCTTCTCCAACG AGGATAGCTACAGCATTGTGCTTCCAGAAAAGCTGGACACTGGAATTTGGAATGTCCACAG ATCTGCAAAGTCGCCTACCAAGCTCTTTAGCAGATTCCCGAATCATCCTGAAATAGGGACTCTGCACGACAACTTTGT ACATGCTGTTGAAACATATCCTGATAACAAGTATCTTGGTACACGAGCTCGTCCTGATGGAACCATTGGAGA GTACACATGGATGACATATGCGGAAACAGCTTCtgctagacaagccataggttCAGGACTTATATATAATGGAATTAATCAT GGAGCTTGCGTTGGGCTCTATTTTGTCAACAGACCAGAGTGGTTGGCTGTTGATCATGCTTGTGCAGCCTATTCATTCATCTCTGTTCCTTTATACGATACACTTG GTCCAGACGCTGTTAAGTTTGTTGTGAATCATGCTACTCTTCAGGCCATCTTTTGTGTACCACAAACCTTAAATACC TTGCTAAGCTTCCTATCCGAAATCCCAACCATTCGTCTTGTTGTG GTGGTGGGAGGGGCTGATGAGAACTTGCCATCACTCCCTCCAGGTTCTGGAGTCAAAATTGTATCATACCAAAAGCTTTTGAGTCAG ggTCGCAGTAGCGTACATCCATTTTCCCCACCAAAACCTGAAGACATTGCAACCATATGCTACACAAGTGGAACCACAGGAACACCAAAG GGTGCTATGTTGAGTCATGAAAACTTGATATCAAATGTCGCCGGTTCCAGCTTGTCAATAAATTTCTTACCTGATGACAT TTACATATCATATCTTCCGTTGGCGCACATATATGAACGTTCAAACCAGATAATGGGGGTGTATGGTGGTGTTTCCATCGGTTTCTATCAGGGG GATATCATGAAACTGATGGATGATTTGGCTGTGTTAAGGCCAACAATATTCTGCAGTGTCCCTCGCTTATATAATCGAGTCTATGATGG GATTACAAGTGCGGTAAAATCATCCGGGGTTACAAAAAGAAGGCTTTTCCAACTTGCCTATAACTCAAAGAAGAAGGCAATCTTAAATG GAAGGAGTCCATCTCCACTTTGGGACAAACTGGTGTTCAACAAAATAAAGGAAAAGCTCGGTGGACGTGTTCGGTTCATGGGGTCTGGTGCTTCTCCACTGTCACCTGATGTCATGGATTTCTTGAGAGT ATGCTTTGGATGTTCGGTCCGTGAAGGGTATGGCATGACCGAGACTTCGTGTGTCATAAGCTCTATGGATGAAGGTGACAATTTATCTGGCCATGTCGGATCTCCTAATCCAGCGTGTG aggTAAAACTTGTGGACGTTCCTGAAATGAATTACACATCGGAAGATCAACCATACCCACGTGGTGAAATCTGTGTTAGAGGGCCAATCATCTTTAAAGGCTATTACAAAGATGAAGAACAAAC GAAAGAAATTATGGATGAGGATGGCTGGCTACACACGGGAGATATTGGGCTGTGGTTACCCGGTGGTCGGCTCAAGATCATCGACag gaagaaaaacatatttaagtTGGCACAAGGGGAATATATAGCACCGGAGAAAATCGAAAATGTTTATACGAAATGTAGATTTGTTTCCCAGTGTTTCATACACG GTGATAGCTTCAATTCCTCTCTAGTGACTATAGTTGCAGTTGATCCAGATGTTATGAAAGATTGGGCTGCATCAGAAGGCATCaag TATGAGAATCTAGCACAGCTTTGTAAAGATCCAAAAGTGAGGAAGGCTGTTCTTGCCGAGATGGACATCGTTGGAAGAGAAGCTCAG TTGAGAGGATTTGAGTTTGCAAAGGCTGTGACTTTGGTGCCAGAACCATTCACCTTAGAGAATGGACTTCTAACACCAACATTTAAG GTAAAGAGACCACAAGCAAAAGCTTACTTTGCAGAGGCAATATCCAAAATGTATGAGGAAATTGCATCTTCGGACCCTGTGCCTTCTAAACTGTGA